A segment of the Carya illinoinensis cultivar Pawnee chromosome 1, C.illinoinensisPawnee_v1, whole genome shotgun sequence genome:
GTACCATCCCAACCCTCCGGCATAACTTTGAAGTCAGGTTTGTAAGAAAGGGAAGCCACATGGAATTCCCTGTCGTGAGAATTAAAAAATCTGCAGGATGAAAGgacaaagaattataaaaaatcaagttgtatattagaattgaaaaaaaaaaaaaaaaaaaaaactagaagcaACGCTTGTATATTCACTCATATCAAGAAAATTCCTATAACTACTGAATGAAAGTAAATAGACATTTCTCAAACTTGATGTTGCTTTCTCTCAGAGTCCTGCATTTCAGCAAAGAGGTATGTATCTAAATTAGAACCAACGGATTAATGACCAACTAGAATAGCTCATGATGGGTCAAGGCAGCTAACATGGACTTCGGAGGGCTCAAATGGGGCTTTAATGTAGCTAGGTTAATAATGGGATGGTTAGACATGATTCCACGAAATATGGCCATTAACAAGAAAACACAAATCAACAGTATCAACAGTccgtattttaaaattaaaaattaaaacggTAAATAAGCACATCAGTTTGCTTCTACAAGAATAAGCAGTTTGATTCATATCTCTCAGTGATTGCAACTAATTCTTCTAGCCAAGCTTCTTATAAACAAGCACATAATCAATGTAAATCACAGAAGAAGCACAACTGTAATCAGTGGGTACCATTTCTCATACCATTCAGATATGCATAATAACAAACATAAATGCCACTCAAGATAAACCAAGTAATGTTTAGAACTAATAACTTACTCGGGACAAGTATCGAGCAAGAGCTCCACAGAATCGTCCAAAGGATGCCCAAGCCTtttctcctcttcctcctcaagcTCCTTTAACCAAAGAATGGCATGCACTCTTTGCCTCATAATCCTAAAATCCTTTGCCAGCCTCTCAACAGTGTAAACCTCAGGATTCTGCTTGTGCAAGCGATACATCTCAGCTTTCTCAGAGTCCTTCAGATATGACCCTCTTGCACCAGGCTCTCTCACTTGTTTCAACAACACACTTGTCTCCTGCATCCTCTCACCCCATCCATCCACAAAAGCCTTACTTTTGCGATTCTCCGAGTCCAGTTCCCTCAACTTATCATCAATCTCTTGCAATTCAGATATCACTGAAGAATGTGAGGAGTCCCCTCTGCTAGGTGGGGCCTCACCGTCAAAATGCTCCTTGGTCAGTCCAGTTGACCAAGATGACACAGAATCCCATCCCAAATCACCCGATGCCATACCATCAAATGATCCCTCCATAGTCTTGTCCCATTCATCTTTACCATCATTTTCACCAGATTTTGCAGAGAATCCCCTAAAGCTGATTGCATCTTTTCTCAACTTAGTGTTGGTTCTCTCTGTCAAAACTCTGTTTTTAGTCGTGCTTGAGCCTAGTGAAGTGGAAGAAAAACGGGATATAATACGATGCAGATTTTGCATTCTTGAAGCAATTTCCCCACGGAGTTGGAATCGTTTTCAGTCTACACTACTAAAAAGCAACCACAAAAAAGGCAGAAACCAAAATATACCTGTACTTAGCAAAATAGAGAGGCTAAAATACAACCAGGATAACAGATACACATGCAAGCACGTCAACAGCCATATacacacataaaaaattaaaaataatcatacaaATAGATACGCGCGCACCCACAATAAAGAAAATCTATGTGTGTGGTATACTGATAACTATGATTTAGCAGCCCAAGTATCCATGCGTTAGCTGAGAAACGTAAGCGAATGAAAATGATATCATTGAAATAAAAaccatcaaatgcatcccaagATGAACAAAAAAATCGAAAACTTGAAGGCTTTTCCCTGAGGTTTGGGCCTCATCCAAACCCAAATCCCGCCCAAAATGGCATGAACCGCTTCGAATGCTCCGAAAAGTTTTTGAACACGTTAACACTAAAAAATCAGAGctcaagaacaaaaaagaaacctCCATGAATAATTAAATAGTGGGTTTCCGCCTacaatcccccccccccccccccccccaaaaaggCGCCGCCGCCGCAAGTCCACTCCATCAAATGGAGATCAAAAACTTTAATTCTCTACTTCTATGAAATTACCTTGCCACGAGGGCTAGCTCAGATAAGCTCGCCGGTACTTTTCCTTCGGGTAAAATTTGAGTTGGGTATCGACGGTGATGGTGGCTAGCGATCGAAGGGTAGCTGCTATGGTTGTGACTCCGTTTGTGTATTGTCGCTGTGTAGGCGTCGACGAATagggaagggaagggaagggGAGGAGGAGCAAAAAATTAATAGGAAAGAGCATGACTGCAAAACGATGTCGTCTATAAGTTTATTCTGGGTAGAAAAGACGAAACTGTAAGATTTAATTTACTAATTTTATGttcttttctgtttattttatatacgaaattaataatttgtttacaaaaaataaaacacatacctcccaacaaaaaatgaagagatGAAGATGAATTTCGAAGACCATGCAAATAATACAACACGTGTTAggatttttacttataaattagGATTTTTACTGTTTGTATTtactaattatatgttaattataattaatatttttataatttatctcTATCTccttttttaagatttttaccTGTTTGTCCCagtcaattatatattaattgtaatttaattattaattaaaatataattagtagaattgtaaaaacttaaaaaatgtaaattaagaaaaaatattattaaattattaattttttattttattttaactaataaataaataattcaatatttaaaacCGCTACGATGGTGAAAAAGCCCAGCCCCTTTCATTTGGGGTCCAAATTGAAAGGTAAAGTTTTTCTAGTCTCGACTCTCGCTTTATCCAGCGGCTGCTGTAAAAAACGCAACTTCCCCCACTACCTACCGCCTTCAGATTGCAACGacacagaaaaagaaagagaagtgagtgagtgagagagatagagagcgaCCGAGAGAGTGGGAGACAGTTCCACCAAGGCTGTCTTGAGTGAGAGCCAGCTCTGAGTTTTGGGGTTTCCCAATATTTCCCAACTTGCACTTGACACAATCCGATCGACATTGCGCAAAAATGTGTGCCTTCTCCGATTCTTGATCCCAAACCTTAAAAACCTTCTATTTTAGCCCCGCGCTTCTTTATGGCTCCGAAATCTTCAGGtatgtttctttgttcctttatTTCTCCGTCTGATTGGCTTCTTTTTTCACTAGCTTATGTATGTCTGATTTTCTGGTTGGTATCTGAGAAGGTGCGGGAGAGTGCAGGGTAATCTTAATACGagtttcatattttctttttatttaactGGTTTTATGCTTTTCCCGTTTGTTGGAGCGCAATCCGACTATTTGGGTTTGTTGatatgtattttcttttcagttttggAGCGGTTCTGAAATTGTCGGGTTTCTTggggttttcttttattttccttcgTTTTATTGATTACCAAACGCAGGGTGAATGTAATATGTGAACCGCACATGCATTGGtcagcttcttctttttccgtGCTCTTTGCGTTATGTTTTCCGAACACGACCATTTAAGCCATGTTAGTTTTCCTAGCTTAAGCCGCTACTCTATTTTTTTCAGTATATTTTTCATGCTTTCTGATTCGTTGCCtggaaaatataacttatatacCAGATTCTATGCTGATTTGTTTGAATAGAAAAGCTTACCTAGAACCTTCTTGTTAGACCTCAGTATTGGGTGCTTGTTTTGATTGTGGATGTGTATTTATATTCACCGTTCAATAAGCTTACCATTAAAAGGAACGAATGGAAACCTTCAAATTTTCTCATGCGGTAGAGCTAGTTACATGGAATATTTCCCAAGTTTGGCACACTCCATCTGTAGCTTGATAATGtgttatttgagatagttacgCTCTAACTATTGGAGTAGTTTCTGTAGCTCTATCTCTTAAGAAAAATGTATGTGACCTCTCTGAAAATTCTTAACCCAACTCCTTAGCGGCCATTGTTAATTATTTACCTTACTATATTGATTGCATTCCTTATAGTGTgaaatctcattttctttcattgGGCCTAATGCAGGTGTTGCAGGATTTGTCTGAGCTATCTCTGGCACCAGCTGATTGCTGACTCAGGGTTTTTGTCATAAATATCCATGATAGCAAAGGGCTAGTGGAACCATGAACTTTTTCCAGACTGTTGGTCATCTTAAGGGTAAGTTATATTCTGCTATTCGTGCTGTCTTAATAGCCTTGCCTTTCCTTGATGGGATGATGCAAAAAGATGTCACTGAAGGTGTTGTCTTAACCCTACAAAAGATGAACTATTCGACGTTAATTTCCATTTTTGATTGTCTAGACTTACTCTGTGGTACGATGTTGGTTTTTCATTAGTGCAATGCTGTTTTGACCCTGAGACTCTTAGGTATTCATTTAGATTATTCCCTTGCTCTCACTTTTTTTGCGAGGACCATCCTTAGTCTGCAATATTTGGGCAGTGTATGTTACTAGCATGTTAACTATTTTGAAAGAGTTATGGCTTTGCAGTTTATGCCTCTTTTTTCattccttttattttcatgttatcTTTGCTGCTCACAATTGCTGTTCAACTATTTTGAATTTGGAACCTGACCATACGTAAGTGTGAACTTACAACAAATCCATACATGAACTATTTTTATGTAAggtctattgtttttttttttttttttgagagaagtaatagattatattaatcaaagaataggcaaaaagccacgttcagtacaaagaatgtcctaaACTACGTAGGAACAGTATAGATAAGGaagtcatgtaaattttggccaTTAAAGCTAACAGCAacagcccaagtacaaagagttctaaaaaagaaaactttcagctcctccattgaTCTCTCTTTATCCTCAAATGTCCGTTCATTGCGCTCCTGCCAcacgcaccacataatgcatatcggaatcatcttccaaattgccTTGATTTGGTTGTTGCCTCTTAGACCTGTCCAGCTAGCAAGTACCTCCATTACTGTTTCCggcataacccaacccaagtctaATCGACAGAAaacctcattccacaaccctcgagcaacctcacaatgcaataacAGATGGTCTACGGATTCACCCCCCTtcctacacatacaacaccaatccatgatgatcacccttcgttttctcaaattatctgttgtgaggatcttacccaaGGAAGCGGTCCACACAAAGAAAGCCGCTTTGAGAGGCGCCTTGTGTTTCCACAACCTTTTCCAAGGAAAATGAGATGGTTGCTCTTGTGCTAGAGCCTTGTAAAAAGTGCGAACCGAGAACAGACCTTTTATTGATGGTACCCACCATAGCGAGTCTAGGAGCTGGTTGCTTGATTTGGTTGAATAAAGGAGACTGAAAAAGACTTCAAAATTGTCCATTTCCAAATCTTGTGCCGCCTTGCTGAAGTTGATGTTCCACTGGATTTGTTCTCCCATTACCACCATAACTTCCACGACTGATGTTTCTTTATCACTTGCAACCGAGAACAATGTTGGGAATAAATCCTTAAAAGCACAATTACCACATCAGATGTCATACCAGAATTTGATCATATTTCCCTCTCCTAAACGAAGCCTCGTATACTGAGAGAAAAACTCCCATCCATGTATGATGTGTTTCTACAAACCCACACCATGCGCCCCTCGCACTTCCTTAGTACACCGCCCACCCCATGAATCCCCATACTTGCTTTTAATCACCAACTTCCATAGGGCTTCTGGTTCTCTatgatatctccataaccacTTTCCAAGCAATGCCCGATTAAAGGTTCTCAGCTTTCTAATGCCCAATCCCCCATTCGAGATAGGCCTAAACACCTGTTCCCATCTGACTAGATGAAACTTGAACTCCTCTCCTATACCACCCGAAAGGTTTGAAAGTGAACCTGGACAAATTagagatggtgcctattggTGGCATTCAGCGTTTTAGACAGTTGGCCAATATTCTAGGGTGTAAGACTACTACACTCCCTATGACGTACCTAGGCCTACCTTTGGGGGCCCCCTCGAGAACAGTTGCGCTTtgggatacagtgattgagAAAGTTGAGCGACGATTAGTGGGctggaagagaatgtaccttTCAAAAGGGGATAGGATTACGCTTAttaagagtactctttctaacaTACCAACATACTTTCTATCCCTATTTCCTATTCCAGCAAGGGTGACATTTCACATTGAGAAATTACATTCTATTGTTGTAAGCAAGTAATTGTTAGATGTTGAAATTACAACAGCGCCGAAGGCCTAATTCTTATCTTCTTGCAAATCTGGAATTTGTAGCACAATCCtcatatgtttttcttttttatcggtaatcaagaagttttattcatcatAAATGGCAaatcccaagtacacagggcATATAATTGAAAGATACCTATCTAGAGTTTACAACCGAAATaagaaagtcatggacatttagtcCATTACATACAATGGCTCCCACCCAAGAAAAcaaagttttgaagaaaaaaactttcagcTCCCCCATTGTTCTCGGGCTGGACCTTCTCCAGGGCTGGCCCATTCATCTTGAGTCTCCATTTCAGCTTTGGGTGGGCTTGGTGTGACCGGCCCAAGTCCATACCCAACTTGGTTTTACCTTTATTCACCCTGGGTTTCGGGTTTGCCTCAGCCCCTTTATTTTTCAGACCCAAATTCCTTTTGAGAAATAAATCCCAGTCCACCTTTCCTATAATTGATTCAATAGTCTTCTTTACCCCAGCCAATTCCTCCTTCACGCCAGCCAGTTCCACTTTCATCCCAAAAAGTAGGTTCTGCCCCTCCCTTTCCCCTACACAGGTCTCAGGCAGACTAACTACACCTAAGTCATTGACTTGTTCTCTACCAACTCTCCCTGCCATATGACACTCTCCTGCAACccccttatttttttctttctctacgTTATTCAAAATCTGCACATTGCCTCCCTGCACCGCCACCCTACTACTTGCTTTACCTCCCCCAGCAGCCTCAGCATACGTCCTGGTTTGCCCTCCCATTTCTTTCCCCTTCCCACCACCCTTAACCACCACTGGAGCCTTGGAGAAACCTGCCAGAGCATGCTTCAGCTTCAAGGATAAAGTCCTCCACCCATGTCCTTCCTTCCCTGCTGGAAACACCAGCATGCCTCGGCGGCCATTACCACCATATTCCGTAACTTCCAAGAATTGTCCAAAGGCATTAGATCTTCTACGAGCAACTACAGCCAAAGAACCAACCCGAAAAGACTTGAAGAAATCCCTTTTCCCCATCGAAAGATAACATTCTTACACCATGTTAGCCATCCAATGCACACAAGAAAGACTGAAGACCAGCTCCTTCGTCACCTTTCTACTTCTTTCTGTAATACGAAGGAAGTTCCCCCGCTCTAAtgctaaaataaaaactttagttTCTATGAATACATGTTTAGAGTAACCCATCTTAAACTAGAGACTGTAGCAGACCCAAGCTTAAGGGGATGAAGATTCCAGTGTAACACTAGAAAAGATCACCCATGGATGTacggagagagaaagagagagagaaaactgaACTCTAGGGGATCCTCATATGTTGCGATCAAATGTTGTTTAGACCATCTGAAAAGCCTTTTCTTTTGggtggagggagggagggagcaGAGGATATGCATATTAGACACACAATGGGATGGAGGAGGTAGTAAAATACCATGCACATGAATGATTCCATTTTAGAGAGGGACAATGGGGGTGTGAGATAAGGAGGGAGGAATTTCGGATCGCCTGACCCAAATGCACACATTTTTTTCATGCTCTTTTGACCCCTCTCCAACAAATTATGTTCTAGAGGTATGGCTCTTGGACCAATTTGACTTTGATGTCTATGAAGATCATGATGTGGTTAGGTCACTATGGGAGTATGGTGTGGTAGGCATGGCTGTGAGTATGacactggatttttttttttttttttttaactttatttaaggGAGAAATATTGAAGGTGAAGCGCATGAGAATCGTGGAATGAACTTGAAAGTATGGGTTGTGCTCAGTTGGGTCTGGAGTTGGAtagctttttttaatttattttttatttgtatatgacATGGAACCTCACCAATGTAGGATGGGCAGTTTGACAATGAGTTGGAGGAGTGGCTTGGGGAAAAAAGTGAGAATTAATTCCATCCGTTTTTTTATTCGCaccttttttttattgacaataaaaaataaatcttaatgTCAAAGTTTGTAAGCCTAAAATTGCCAATTTACAATTATTCATTGACAGAATCCTTTGATATGGACTGAAGTGTATTGTAAAAATGTGAGGGAGATCAATGTATATTCGTCTAAATCCAAGGGGTATATTTTATCCTTGAAAtcttgaaataataataaaaaaaaagcaacaaagAAGCTTCTTGACATGTTACAAACTATAAGTAGATGAAGGGCATGCTTGGACAAGTTGGACTGGAAATAGATGGCAATATTAGGTTTGAGCATGTGTTTGTTCATTGTCatgtattattttctttcacaAAAGAAATTACTTGTTTCATTGCTGAAGGCTGGCTTATATACGATTGCAGGTTCTTTGTGCAATCAgttattattattcatcattTGGTTATACAGTTTTCAAGAATTAGTGGCCTTGCAGATGCTGCTTGCACCTACTCATACTTCTTCCATGTCAGAGCTAGCTAATCCCCCTACTACTGGACTGTTTGATCCCATAGCAATATCTCCCGCTGTCATACCCCACTACCCAAATCCCAGTGAACCTTTGCCACCTATGTACCCAACCTTTCCTACCAGATACGAGCCAGTTCTATCAGGAAAATGTCCTGTAAATTTCACTCTTATATCCAGTCTCATGGAAAAAACAGCATCTGATTGTTCTCAACCATTGGCGGCACTTGTAGGAAATGTAATATGTTGTCCACAGTTTACTAGTTTACTCCACATCTTCCGGGGCTTCTATAGTATCAACTCTGATAAGTTGGTTTTGCAAGATGCTGTTGCTAATAGTTGTTTTACAGACATCCTTAATATCTTAGCTAGTAGAGGGGCAAATAGTACGTTACCTACCCTTTGCTCTGTTAAATCATCGAGTCTTACGGGAGGGTCATGTCCAGTGAAggatcttttttcctttgagaAAACAGTGAACACAAGCAAACTACTGGAGGCCTGCGGCACTATAGATCCTCTTAAAGAATGTTGTAGACCCGTTTGCCAACCTGCAATTATGGATGCTGCTCTTCAGATATCAGGAAGGCAATTGACACTCAATGAGAATAAGAATATAGTGGGCGAGCCTTATCCAATTGATTCTCTTAATGATTGCAAAGGAGTGGTTTATTCCTATCTTTCAAGGAAACTTCCGTCAGATGCTGCAAATACTGTGTTTCGAATATTATCTGCCTGCAAAGTCAACAAAGGTAGTGAGTTATAGTATTTCCTatgtttgttatatataaatggcTATAGTGGTTGTCTGTAAGTTTATAGGAACGTTATTAGATAGCAGATGTATACGGTTGTCTAGTTCTAACATTGCAAGGCATCCTTCAGGTGAATGAATTACTCTAGTCATAAATGTAATGGGAGTAAAGGTGTAGGCATTCTGCTATAAGATTAGATAGTTTATTGTATCAGTTCACCTTTTTCCTTGCTTGTCACATGGTTTCATCATTCTTGAAGATTCTTGtttcaatttatttgtttgtttgattta
Coding sequences within it:
- the LOC122276025 gene encoding protein GAMETE CELL DEFECTIVE 1, mitochondrial-like → MQNLHRIISRFSSTSLGSSTTKNRVLTERTNTKLRKDAISFRGFSAKSGENDGKDEWDKTMEGSFDGMASGDLGWDSVSSWSTGLTKEHFDGEAPPSRGDSSHSSVISELQEIDDKLRELDSENRKSKAFVDGWGERMQETSVLLKQVREPGARGSYLKDSEKAEMYRLHKQNPEVYTVERLAKDFRIMRQRVHAILWLKELEEEEEKRLGHPLDDSVELLLDTCPEFFNSHDREFHVASLSYKPDFKVMPEGWDGTTKDLDEVHYEISQKEDEMLYQEFVQRMNFNKKKMAGEVKCHKYSRRRPSEGWNFTVEKLGPRGKRGGGGGWKFVSLPDGSSRPLNEMEKMYVKRETPRRRRKILP
- the LOC122276044 gene encoding uncharacterized GPI-anchored protein At1g61900-like, translating into MNFFQTVGHLKGSLCNQLLLFIIWLYSFQELVALQMLLAPTHTSSMSELANPPTTGLFDPIAISPAVIPHYPNPSEPLPPMYPTFPTRYEPVLSGKCPVNFTLISSLMEKTASDCSQPLAALVGNVICCPQFTSLLHIFRGFYSINSDKLVLQDAVANSCFTDILNILASRGANSTLPTLCSVKSSSLTGGSCPVKDLFSFEKTVNTSKLLEACGTIDPLKECCRPVCQPAIMDAALQISGRQLTLNENKNIVGEPYPIDSLNDCKGVVYSYLSRKLPSDAANTVFRILSACKVNKVCPLSFKEPSEVIVACRNVAAPSPSCCSSLNTYIAGVQKQMLITNRQAIICATVFGAMLRKGGIMENIYELCDVDLKDFSIQVYGQQGCLLRSLPADVIFDNATGISFTCDLSDNIAAPWPSSSSISSVSLCAPEMSLHTLPTSETLKNSGCGGGELELLVPIFSLFIFSTLLY